Proteins from a single region of Diaphorobacter limosus:
- a CDS encoding FeoA family protein, whose amino-acid sequence MQLQGDTQATQQTQGLDSLPRGVPAVVAGLRQAEDGRASAMALRLMEIGFLPGEPVRVIAKGFPTADPLAVRVGQATFALRRHEAAQVLVHVPRGAA is encoded by the coding sequence ATGCAACTCCAGGGCGATACCCAGGCAACCCAGCAAACCCAGGGACTCGACAGCCTGCCGCGCGGCGTGCCCGCCGTGGTGGCCGGCCTGCGCCAGGCCGAGGATGGGCGCGCCAGCGCCATGGCGCTGCGCCTGATGGAGATCGGCTTCCTGCCCGGCGAGCCGGTGCGCGTCATCGCCAAGGGCTTTCCCACGGCCGATCCACTGGCCGTGCGCGTGGGCCAGGCCACGTTTGCGCTGCGCCGCCATGAGGCCGCGCAGGTGCTGGTGCATGTGCCGAGGGGCGCGGCATGA
- a CDS encoding YkgJ family cysteine cluster protein, with translation MSTHPCLSCGACCASFRVDFSVHETEDMGGSVPQGLVVEVTGHTARMRGTDHARPRCAALTGQVGQRAACGIYEWRPSPCREFEAGSAACNRARQRHGLAPLEGLVP, from the coding sequence ATGAGCACCCATCCCTGCCTGAGCTGCGGCGCCTGCTGCGCCAGTTTCCGCGTCGACTTCTCCGTCCACGAGACCGAGGACATGGGCGGCAGCGTGCCCCAGGGCCTGGTGGTGGAGGTGACCGGCCACACCGCCCGCATGCGCGGCACCGACCATGCCCGGCCGCGCTGCGCCGCCCTCACCGGCCAGGTGGGCCAGCGCGCAGCCTGCGGCATCTACGAGTGGCGGCCCTCGCCCTGCCGTGAGTTCGAAGCCGGCAGCGCAGCCTGCAACCGCGCGCGCCAGCGCCACGGCCTGGCGCCGCTGGAAGGCCTGGTACCATGA
- the feoB gene encoding ferrous iron transporter B, which produces MSAGQAAAAAFTHIALLGNPNCGKTALFNLLTGARQKVANYAGVTVERKEGVFATASGRRVRVLDLPGAYSLHAQSLDEAVTRDVVTGRRPGEAVPELLVCVTDATHLRLNLRLVLEARELGLPMVLVLNMSDMAQRQGIAIDRALLARELGMPVLATVGVRTDGAQELLHWLDQARPDGPVQPRPPTDAPAPALNALEQDQPQRVQRLHQEVRRIMGLAVREPAQRLEQDDRIDAVVLHPLWGTLLLAVTLFLMFQAVFSWAELPMGWIEGATALAAEWLNAHMADGPLRSLLADGVIAGVGGVVVFLPQILILFFFILALEESGYLPRAAFLLDRIMGVVGLSGRSFIPLLSSFACAVPGIMATRSIPDWRDRLVTILIAPLMTCSARLPVYALLIAAFIPEREVAGLFNLQGLVLFALYLGGILSAMAVAAVARLARRSAGVAPLLMELPSYRWPSPRNLALGLWERAGIFLRRVGGIILAVTVLLWFLSTYPAPPEGATGAAIEYSLAGRLGAVLEMIFAPIGFNWQISIALVPGMAAREVAVSALGTVYAIAASADDTAAQLAPLLAGQWSLATALSLLVWFIFAPQCVSTIAAVRRETNGWRWPLVMTAYLFALAYGASFVTYRLALAWGGG; this is translated from the coding sequence ATGAGCGCGGGCCAGGCTGCGGCGGCAGCGTTTACCCATATCGCCCTGCTGGGCAACCCCAACTGCGGCAAGACGGCGCTGTTCAACCTGCTCACCGGCGCGCGCCAGAAGGTGGCCAACTACGCCGGCGTGACCGTGGAGCGCAAGGAGGGCGTGTTTGCCACCGCCAGCGGCCGGCGCGTGCGCGTGCTGGATCTGCCCGGCGCCTACAGCCTGCATGCGCAAAGCCTGGATGAGGCCGTGACGCGCGACGTGGTCACGGGCCGGCGCCCCGGCGAGGCCGTGCCCGAGCTGCTGGTCTGCGTCACCGACGCCACGCACCTGCGCCTGAACCTGCGCCTGGTGCTGGAGGCGCGCGAGCTGGGCCTGCCCATGGTGCTGGTGCTGAACATGAGCGACATGGCCCAGCGCCAGGGCATCGCCATAGACCGTGCGCTGCTGGCGCGCGAGCTGGGCATGCCGGTGCTGGCCACCGTGGGCGTGCGCACCGATGGCGCGCAGGAGCTGCTGCACTGGCTGGATCAGGCCAGGCCAGATGGCCCGGTACAACCACGGCCGCCGACCGATGCGCCGGCCCCGGCCCTGAACGCGCTGGAGCAGGATCAGCCGCAGCGCGTGCAGCGCCTGCACCAGGAGGTACGCCGCATCATGGGCCTGGCCGTGCGCGAGCCGGCGCAGCGCCTGGAGCAGGATGACCGCATCGACGCCGTGGTGCTGCACCCGCTGTGGGGCACGCTGCTGCTGGCGGTGACGCTGTTCTTGATGTTCCAGGCGGTGTTCAGCTGGGCCGAGCTGCCCATGGGCTGGATCGAGGGCGCCACGGCGCTGGCCGCCGAATGGCTCAATGCCCACATGGCCGACGGCCCGCTGCGCAGCCTGCTGGCCGACGGGGTGATTGCCGGCGTCGGCGGGGTGGTGGTGTTTTTGCCGCAGATCCTGATCCTGTTCTTCTTCATCCTGGCGCTGGAAGAGTCGGGCTACCTGCCGCGCGCGGCCTTTCTGCTGGACCGCATCATGGGCGTGGTGGGCCTGTCGGGGCGCTCCTTCATCCCGCTCTTGTCCAGCTTTGCCTGCGCCGTGCCGGGCATCATGGCCACGCGCTCCATCCCTGACTGGCGCGACCGGCTGGTGACCATCCTGATAGCGCCGCTGATGACCTGCTCGGCGCGCCTGCCGGTGTATGCGCTGCTCATCGCGGCCTTCATCCCCGAGCGCGAGGTGGCCGGCCTGTTCAACCTGCAGGGCCTGGTGCTGTTTGCTCTGTACCTGGGGGGCATCCTGAGCGCCATGGCCGTGGCGGCGGTGGCCCGGCTGGCGCGGCGCAGTGCCGGCGTGGCGCCGCTGCTGATGGAGCTGCCCAGCTACCGCTGGCCCAGCCCGCGCAACCTGGCGCTCGGCCTGTGGGAGCGCGCCGGCATCTTTCTGCGCCGCGTGGGCGGCATCATCCTGGCCGTCACGGTGCTGCTGTGGTTTCTCTCGACCTACCCGGCGCCGCCCGAGGGTGCCACCGGAGCGGCCATCGAATACAGCCTGGCCGGCCGCCTGGGCGCCGTGCTGGAAATGATCTTCGCCCCCATAGGCTTCAACTGGCAGATCAGCATTGCCCTGGTGCCCGGCATGGCCGCGCGCGAGGTGGCGGTGAGCGCCCTGGGCACGGTGTACGCCATTGCCGCCTCGGCCGACGACACGGCGGCGCAGCTGGCGCCGCTGCTGGCCGGCCAATGGTCGCTGGCCACGGCGCTGTCGCTGCTGGTGTGGTTCATCTTCGCGCCGCAATGCGTCTCGACCATCGCCGCCGTGCGGCGCGAGACCAACGGCTGGCGCTGGCCATTGGTGATGACGGCCTATCTGTTCGCGCTGGCCTATGGCGCCAGCTTCGTGACCTATCGCTTGGCCCTGGCATGGGGCGGAGGTTGA